From the genome of Nicotiana tabacum cultivar K326 chromosome 17, ASM71507v2, whole genome shotgun sequence:
AACTTGGTATTTTATTCAATTTCTGTGGTTTTGCAGGTTGATTACAAGGTGGATCGACCAAGAGAGCTTTTCACCAACCAAATTTTGTAGTGTAAGAGATTTAAGAGAAACAAGACTGCAGTCTACACTGGCTGACTAAAACGAGTATAACTTCACTAATTTGTAATTATTATGATAGAATTAGTATTGCTTTATATATTGTATTTTTATCCCTTTAAAATCAACTGCTGGTTGTCAAACTTGTTAGAATATTACATCTACAGTGCGTCTATTTCTTGCGGTATTTGACCTCTCTCCCCCAGACGTCGCGCGATACACTCTTCCAAACTTTTAAGAGACAAATTTCCGCAAGATGGTTCTCTATGATCATAATATTGCTAGACTTGTAACAAGATAAACACAGAAACAGAAAGTACTATTCCCTCCGGCCAAGTTTACTTATCCATTACTCCCTACTgtccactttaattaattttttgccctttttttttgtgatccacaatatttgattttttcagataTGAAGAAtgaattaacttctttttttcaaagttgctgtTGAAATTTTGTTGCTTTCCGTTACTGCATTAACTTTTTTAGCAGAATAAGTTGCTTAGTATTAGGATGAATTTCAATTTAAAATTTCTGTTAGATTTTTTAAGTTTATTGAGATATTTCAGATTTTTTGAATTCTTGTTATGCAGATTTTTCTGCATATTATGCTCTCAAGTTGGCTATTTAAAGCCCtctatatttaattaaaaaattgagAGACATTTTCAATCAATACTTTTAATCTTTTTGTTGCCCCATCTTTTAAAAAATCAATAGTGGTATCAAGAGCTCATTGGTCCTACGGGATCTGTGAGTTCTTCCAAAGAAtcattttcaaattatttttaaccaATATCAATTTTTAAACCCATTTTCAAACATGGCAAACAACAGTCTCTCTTTGAATGCCCCACAAACTTTCACTGGAGAAAACTATCGGATTTGCTCAGTGAAAATAAAATCATATCTTAAAACCTATGATTTATTGAATGTTGTAATGGAAGAATAATTCTTACGAGCAATCCATGAAAATCTTATCATTGTCTAGAATCAAATACTTTCAAAAGAGATTTCAGACAATACAAGGTCACTCACGGTATTTTTTATGCACAAAACCATAAgacgaaaaagaaagaagaaaagaaaaataaacagcACTATAAAAGTGTGCAATTTCAGCGATACTCAAAACAATCCTCAAGGACAAACAACAAAAACAAGGATTGAGGAGGAGCAACTTTTTAAATTGCAGCAACTGAAGCAAAGGAGAAGTGTTGAAATTTTGTTGCTTTCAGTTACCGCAGTAACTTTTTTAGCAGAATAAGTTGCTTAGTATTAGAATGAATTTcaatttaaattttttgttagattttttAGGTTTGTTGAGATATTTCAGATTTTTTGAATCTTGTTATGCAAATTTTTTTGCATATTATGCTCTCAAGTTGGCTATTTAAAGCCCTCTATGTTTAATAAAAAATTGAGAGACATTTTCAATCAATACTTTTAATCTTTTTGCTGCCCCATCTTTTAAAGAACCAACagttgcccttggagtaaagagGCTAaaagtatttgttatattttcaatgaacaaattaagattaatatggtcaatttttttgttaattaatgttaaaatgttgattccttaatatgtgtgaaaacagttttaaaaataattaaagtgaaccggagggagtattGACTTGGCACACTCCTTAAGAAACAATAAATAACATGATAATTTTACTATATCACCcctaattattattattggaaAATTAACTTTGACTATTATAAATTCAAAATATTGGGAAATAACAACGATAAATTAGATATAAAATGATAAATTATCCGAtacattatgctggaattttttcggatttttaagcGTGtgtttgttcagattttatctttacatgaaaaggtggctaaattttaattacttttgaaagtatgactatttttcaattaccagtagTAAATCAGGCTATTTCAGATTATTTTCCCCCCTATATCTTTGTTGTCACAGTTAGGGATGCTTATCGGGCAGATAATTACACTTAAcggttatcggattataaatgtagtaatccgctagccatccaataagacaacgggcggattggtatcagaTTAACAATTATCAGACGGttatcggctaaaccaaataaaaaaaaattgaaacaatcattcaatcaataccaaGACTACATATATTGTCATTACACATATTAACTAAATTTGTAAAACCAGAAAAGCACATTCGTTCATAATCAATCAAAAGGCAAAAGCTTCAGTCTTCTCCCTCAAAGCTCTGGCGCTTAACTTAGCTAGAAGCTGTAATTCGATTCTATAATATGCAAATAGATAAAGGTACAACATGTGAGAAAAATTAATATTCATATAAAACTAGGCAGCCACCTATAATTGAATCAAGAAGttgaaaaaagaataataatatacaaacaacaatgggAACGAAAGACAACGAAGATTGAGTAGAAAGTTGAGATAAGCTTTCTAAATTTCCAAGAAAACACTTCCAAATTGATGATAAGTAGTTCACAAGAAGTAGTAATCATCCTATTataatcaaatgatgaaattctaCGAGCAGATTCAGATTGAGACGAGTGCGAGACTGCCTTATTGTGTCATGAGTAACGAGTGATGACTTATGAGCACGAGGCGACGAGCAGattcaaattttgatttttcgACTTCTCAGTTCTCAGAGAGACGACGACTTCTCTGCCTCTGGTGGCTCATGGCTGCAGACAATTGAGAATTAGgaaatagaaattagggatttagccatttaggattttaatagtactttatatacataggggtaaaagtgtaaatataaaaaattttaacgagttaacggtttatccgataaaaaaattaagtaatccgccctcaaaccgttaattataaaatctcaatccgtttctcatccattaccccgataattcgataccaataagccaataagtcATCAGTTCGATTCGAATAACgatttcggttcgattttgaacaacCCTAGTCACAGTTCTGTTtcctactccctccgtttcatttTTATctggcacaaagtttaagaaattaaagaaaacttttaacaCCTAGATTGTTCTTTCTTTACGTATCTTTCCGTTCTCttcttattaaaaaaataaatgagtGAGCTTTTATATTAAGTAGGTTCCAACAAATCatatcattaagggtaaaataacaTGCTAAGATTAAATAGTTTCCCAAATAGAAAAGTGTCAAGACATTTTGGATCAGACTAAAGAAAAAAGCATGACATATAAAATGGGATAGGGGGAATAACACCTTGCAAATCGGGCAGTCTTTAGACAAAGTTACTCTATTTTAAGTAATGGTAACTGCAAAATGTACGATAAAACTTAGAGATGTTGCTAGGTCATCATAGCTTCCTTTCCTTCTTCCACCCTTGGATTACTAGGAAGGACATATTGTCTAAATATTTAACTTTAACTGTTTATCTACACACTTCATTCAAGGTACAAACAATTTGCAGTAGAAGCAGATAGAAGAAGAGCAGGATCGTGAGCGTAGAATGAACTAAACTGCAAGGAGAAGACCAGATTGTTTTTCCTAATGAAAGTTGAAGGAGATGCTGAATCAGAACTATCTGCAGTTTGTATCATTAACATCTTCAACCAAAACGTAAGATTCTTGCAAAATCTTCTTGGTAGATATTATCCCTTGTGCCAACAACTTAATGATAGCTTCTGAACCATGTGGGAAGATCTTCCTTTGTTACAATACGATTCATTGTCAAGAAATCATGCATCTGTTGAAGTCTTCATTGACTAATCATGGACAAAATCTGCAGGCACATCACATCAAGCAGTACAAAAAAAAAACGTTGCCTCGTAAGAATTGTTATTATTAAAGtatgataatatatgtatactGACTAGAGTGAAGGAGGAATGCCACATTTACCTTTTCACTGAATATGCGAAATTCTTCTTTCTCCATTGCCTTGTCAAGTTCCTGACAAACGATAATAGAAATTGAAGCAGCATTAACGTTCCTTTGAGAAAGGAAAAAAGATCTAGTCAAAGGGTAGATGAGAAATATTTTGTTCCACCACATAAAATTATTTGATTCTTGTCTTTTGAAAAATATTCACAATACTCCTGAATGATCATTTATAGGAACTAACAACGGATTCATTCCTTCCACTGTCTGCTTTTTGATATAGTTATTTGCTTTGTGAGTATAAAAAGAAtaatggtttgggttgtgtatctACGTCCAATCTACGGCAGGAGAGAAGGTTCCATTGGAACAAATATTTATTTCAAGTTCTTTTCCAATTAGCATTTCGACTAAAGTAGATATATTGCCCTTTGACTTGACTTCGCACCCTAAATCTATTAAAATAGCACAATATTGGATATTTAAGTAGGTCTATGGTAAGGCAAAGTAAGtgtgtatatatacatacacacacacacacacacacacataataaataaataaaaattaagcaGAGCTATGGTACTTACAGCCTCTGCATCCATAGAAGAATCTATGCTGCATATGAGATTTTGAAGCTCTTTGTTCCGTATAGCCTCACGAATTTCATTGGAAGAAGCTGCAACAAAGCTAGAAGATGTCACAGGGGAAATGAATAACTCAAGAAACAGAATATTGGTTTGGCACATAATAAGAAACTCATTAGATGCTAACAAAACCTTCAATGTCTAGTCTAATAAATCAGTATTTTTGTTGGGAGGAGGGTTATAGAAAGGTCAATCAACGGGCTGTAAATCTGAAAAATTTATAGACAAAGTCCAATAAGGGGTCTACAATTCTTGAAGAACTAGAATATAGAAGAAGTATAGTAGTAAAATCAAAGTTAAAACTCGGTATCAGTAGCTTTGGCTCTTACTAAGGTGAGATTCATAGCAAATCATGTCCTTCTACCTTAAGCAAAAACATATGCATTAATATCATAAATCATACTGGAAACAAAATGATACCTGAATTAATAAAAGATGATAGTGAAGCACAAATCCTTCCCGATTTCAAGCTATAATGTTGTAGAAACTATTTATTCAGTCTTATGAAAGGAACATGAAGTGTATTTCAGGTAATATGAGAAAACACGTCACGTTTTTCTCTTCCATTTGAGCGTCACCATATCCCTCCTTAAGAAACAAGAATTTTTATCTGGAGGTTGCCTCTCGAAGCGCAAGTATGTGCATTTTTTACAAATATGATAAGCTCATGAAGAGCGTGGGCAGTTGTATGTCATCCGCTCGCTATGTTACAGAAATCATGCAGTGAATGAGATACTCAGGTGCTTCCTGAGAATCGGTATTATTTTCTACAACACAATTTTGTGAAACATACCTATAGACTCTAGTCGCAACTGATTCAGCACCTCGCTTTGCTCAGCAACACAGATTGGCTTCTCCACATGTGATTCCGGAGCAGAAGCTGATAGATATAAGTTGAGGCATGATACAATCTTAAAGTAGCATACCATACATCAAGCTTAAATGAAACCACCAAATAATGCCTGAATTATACCAGCTGAATTCATCACTGGTTCACACAAACTAGTCGGAGTCAAAGTGTAAGATGATGCTGACTCATTTTTAAATATATAGCAATAGGCAAGAGGGTTGATGATGATAACTTGCCTTTTACGCAAAGACAAATATTCAATGCTCTTtggagaaaacaacaaaaaaaaatgccTCCATCTCTTTAGATTATGGTGCTAGACCactgtaacaattaaatccaaaaCCAGCAAGTCAGCAACCATCCCCCGAGCTATCCACAAGCCTAGTAAGCACCTTCCGCAGAAACCTCCAAAACTACTTCCTCCCATCTACCCCAGCAACCCTCCTCTTTTGCAGCCATTTAACCATCAGCTTTTAAGAAATATCCAAAGCCCTGTAATAACGGACGACCTAACCCCCAGGCTCATGTAGCCTGTATAACCCACCTCCTTCCTCCTCCGGTTCCCTGTAACCCTCCCCTTCACTTTCCCTCTATTCCACTCGTACCTTACCCACTGATGGACCCTTGCCAGCAGTGAAATGGCTATTCAGATGGACGCAAGACCCATTTGATAATGGGAAAGCTTATAGCACTTCCGGAAAATAAAGGTTAAATATGCTCAAAAAGAAAATGTCATGAAGATTTAAGCGGAATAATAGATGTTTCGGTTATTTACATGAGAAAGACATAAAAATGTTGGTTCCTTCACACAGTTAGTAATACAAAATAAttgtgaaaagaaagaaagaaacatagaAGGTGAAACACTACTCCAAAAGAAGTAGGCGTTGAGTTTGAAAAATCCAAACTACAAATTAAGGTAGTCTAAGGACCAAGAGAATATTCACTTCTTTCTTCCTATTCTCATAAATCCCTTAATCTTTTTAATGAAGATGCATAAGATAGTGGTTCTAAATAGTTTTAACAATAAGATGTGAATGCAGGAAAATGAGAGCAGCGCTAAGCCAGTTGAGGATGCTACTTAGAAAAAGTTGTAAGAAGCATTACTCATTAGTCCATTAACTCGACAATTAAAACTATACATACATAGCAGACAGAAACTTCAATATGATTCTCCAGAAACTCATTCATCAAAGAGAAGGTTCGTGCAATATCGAAGTTTTCAACATGCTAATTGAACGTAATGCGCCATTAGACGCAAGAAGGATAGTTAAATGACAACCAAATAAGGCTAAAGCTCTTGATTACGaaataataacaaagacaataaACTTCAACTACAATTAAAGGGAAAAAAATATGCATATCATTCACATTCTTATAGTGATTATGCAGAGGTACAAAGATGAAAAAAGTTCAACTTTTTATTTGAGAAGCTATACTTACCAAGCTTTTCCACAGAAGAAGGTTCCAGTTCTGGTTCCGGTTTCACACAGAAAATTTCTGCATAATCCATAAATAAGCTCATGTATAACCCATTTTCATCTTAATCTACAGAAACAAATAAGTAGTGCCTACATTGAATGATCAGATTCATAGAATGTGTTTCCAAGAACAAACCTTTATGCTTCTTGAAACAGACCAAAGAACAACTGCAAGACCAAaacaaaaacaaccaaaaaagtTATGGGTCTTTCCATAACCTTTCTAATAACACAACCCATTTAAGTTATATGAACCGATAGTATAATGAATTTTTTACATCGTCAACGTAGTTTAACCTGTTATAACAAGTTACTTACCATACCTTAAGTTATTTATATCGTTAGTGTAAGGATTTTTCACACTATCAGATCAGTGATCACTCAAGAATATATACAGGTAAGTCTCCTTAAACTGTGAGATTTGTAATACAGAGTACCAGCTATAACAGGTAAAGGTGACCTAAGGTAAAAAAATTCTTTACACTTATATTGTATATACCTTGAACTCATTAAAAGTATTAAATAGAGAAAGTGAcatgttgtgtaaatattttttccACAGTCAGGCACAGAACTTAAATTCATTACTAAATTAACAAAACCTACTGCTATTACCCCTCAATCCCAAACTAATTAAGTCCACCGTATGAATCATCTAACTAAAAACCCAGAATTAAATGTAAAAGCAACATAagcataattcaaataattagcagagaaagaaagggaaatttacTAGGGTATGAAGCAATTGGGACATTTGTATTTTGACTGTGCATCGTCGCATACTTTGCAAGTTTTAGGTCCCATTTTCCTTCTGAACGGTTTTGACTTAtcgtattttctttgctaaagaatcaaacgcTGCTTATAAGTGATGAGTAGAACGGAGAACAGTTCCCAGCTGAGACCGAAGAGGAAAATTTGTAGATAAACCTTTGGAGTTTTTGCAGGTTTCTGATTAAAATGCCAAATTGGTCCACTAACTTTGAGTTTATATTCAATCTACTCCCCAAAATTAGGTCAAATTGTTTTACCCTCCACTTTTTTAACAAGCTCAAATATATATTTCtcctttttctgtttttttcttaTATGTTTAATAAAAAGTTGATAaataaatttaactaagaaatACTACATTGTCATTACGTTTCATTGTACGACCTTATTGTGATAATAAAAATCCGTCGTAGATTTATGTGAACCTAGTTATTTTGATGcgaaatataaatttatatataaaaattactaaaaatacaataaatagtaaatatgaactcataactttaataataaatttaatgttaaaaaccttaaaaattgaTCTCGTAAAATCTACCTTTACACGTAGACTTCGCGTGCCACACAGTTCCATTCGATCTACTTGCCATTATGTGTAATGTTCAAACTACTATGATCATTAACGTTTGATTGGCAAATGAAATTAACTCAATATCATTAACGTTTTCTCTTAATATCGTTAATTAGTTTATTCCTTGATCCCAATATCCTTCTTTAGTCCTTCTATCTTGGCTTGTTTTGATTCATGGGCAATAACTGATTTAGAATTTTACATTAGACGTGGATGTAAATTATTACGTTCATAAATATACATAACTATTTATAAATAACTCGACGCAAAAACCTTCAAATGAGTCGCAATTATCTTTGATATACATCCACTCGTGCTCATAGAATGTTTTATTTAAATGAGTTATAAGCATTCCGATGTGATATTACTCGTTTAATTTTAGTAGTTAAGAAAGAACGGCGAAATTCATTTGAACAACCGaatgaaaataagagaagagTATATAGGTATACGAAATAAAGAAGTTTGCAGAATAATTAGAATaacaaaaatacagaaataaatattaaattccttaagattgttattccccgTCAATaatgctgtatttgtaaataataattctaattctgcaaaatataaattaacgtaatgaaacagttataaattcgagcccactgaattcacagtgtttccttaaggaatttaatcccctcctagtacccaaggtaatggattatttcctcccaggatagaacgaattacacactggtgtagcggtacttcaaaccccagtgtttcggcgaacacaaagttcggtagcaaatcacacttacagttgctttgtttgaagttaaaaaaacaatgcagaatgaaagagtatatactcagaaaaacgtatggaagttctgagaggaaggagtgcaatgtatagccaatttgttgagagAATTGTCAATTGAGTTCTGAGCAATTTCTTCAACACTTGCTGCTCATATTTATAGCAGCCAAGAGggagtgcaagaccaaaacgtccaccCTTCTTGTTGGAGCAAGCATTaacttcatggtggagcaagcacttcatggtggagtaagcacttcatggtggaaagaccattatccggctgccaatgatcaaatacacggattggaaaatatccgttacaaatacggataatcttacgttaatatttactattaacaaataaatttggtccaaaaaattaatcaatcaatcgatcatttgaccaaatccaaatccaaatccaaatccgaagccgaagccgaagccgaagccgtagccgtagccgaagccgagccgagccgagcgagcgacgacgacgacggcgcgaggcttgctttcttcttaactctttaagagctacaagaagagcaattatatatatacccaccaaaaatgtcttccacttccaatatgggacaatgtctcattgttaagagggaaaaacttaaaattttactcaaaatttcattttccctccatttcccattcaccctcattttaagaatattcatcttaaaataaaaacctcaacaatcccccacatgaatggggaatggctatatcacggaagtatgcatggaaaaattgtgtgatttacaagcaaggattaatcgcatctggataagtaggtttccctttgaactttccgtagtaaacttatgtcggatatactcggtcaatcggtagatttgatatctttgaaccgtcgatctttggtgtatacctagacaaccataagtcacacaatcaacccttaaccgtctttggttctcattgttgtgttcgtttcagccatgaacaccgcctggtttcataagtgcgtagagaactggcctcacaaagttctccttgaagcggctaacacttcacacttacataggtgattcctaaacgtgtcatcctgtagatacactatttgatataccccgtatcaaatttagaaatcattaaaaagccttaatgctttatccttgatactgaacattgtctcatcacgagaatggactaaaattttatttgacaatgttgaaccgtcattaatgactttgtttgatctccttgaacctagatcttgggatctccagtcttctaggtagagttaccgccacaatgacttgttctcggccatagccccattccccttgatgatttctcaactacctctctagttaggccttttgtaagtggatccgacacattatcacttgactttacatagtcaatcgtgataattcctctagagagtaattgcctaacggttttatgtcttcgtcgtatatgacgagatttaccgttatacataacgctcccagcccttccaattgccgcttgactatcacaatgtatgcatattggtgccaacggtttgggccaaaatggaatgtcttccaagaaattccggagccattcagcttcttcaccggctttatctaaggctatgaattcagcctccattgtagagcgggcaatacatgtttgtttggacgactttcaagataccgctcctccaccaatagtgaatacatatccactcgtggacttagaatcagttgaaccggtgatccaatttgcatcacagtatccctcaatcaccgcagggaaattactgtagtgcaattcaaagttctgggtatgttctaaatatcccaaaactcgtttcattgccatccaatgagattggcctggattgctcgtatatcgactcagtttacttatagcacaagctatatctggtcgtgtacaattcatgatatacattaagcatcccaatacacgagcataatccaattgtgatatgctttggcctttgttctttgctaatgcaagattcacgtcaattggagtctttgcaactttaaagcccaagtgcttgaatttttcaagtactgtcttaatataatgagattgtgacaatgccagaccttgaggagtcttattgatcttaattcccagaattaaatcagcaattcccaagtctttcatatcaaacttgctattgagcatacgcttagtagtatttatgttggcaatgtcattactcattatcaacatatcatccacatataggcaaacaatgactatgtgatttggaacatttttaatgtacacgcatttatcacattcatttatcttaaaaccatttgacaacattgtttggtcaaatttcgcatgccattgtttgggtgcttgttttagtccgtaaagagacttaacaagtctacataccttcttttctttacctggaaccacaaacccttcaggttgttccatgtaaatttcttcctccaactctccatttaagaaggccgtcttaacatccatttgatgaatttcaagaccatacactgcagctaatgctattaacatccgtatggacgtaattcttgtaactggagagtacgtatcaaagtagtctagaccttctcgttgtctataccctttgactacgagccttgccttgaatttatcaatagtgccatcatctttgatttttctcttaaaaatccatttagaacccaaaggtttatttccaggaggaagatcaaccaattctcatgtatggttattcaatatggattctatttcactattgactgcctctttccaaaacaatgattccgaagaagtcatagcttctttaaatgtttgaggctcattctccaataagaaagtcacaaaatctggtccaaatgaagtagacgtcctttgacgtttactgcgtcttggatcctcctgattatatgtactttcttttgtttcttcccgagatcgtttagatccttcaccaaacgactcacattcctttttatacggatatatattttcaaagaactcagcattatctgattttataaccgtattattatgaatgtcgggattttctgatttatgaaccagaaatcgatatgctttactatttgtcgcatatcctatgaaaacacaatcaacggttttcggtcctatctttacccttttgggtttaggaacttgcacttttgccaaacacccccacactttaaaataattcaagttgggcttccttcctttccattgttcatatggaatggattgtgttttgctatggggcactcgatttaatattcgattagccgtaagaatggcttcccccacaagttctgtggcaaaccagaacttatcaacaacgcattcatcatctcctttaatgtgcgattctttctttccgcaatcccattagattggggcgtgtaaggggttgttgtttgatgaataattccatattctaaacatatttcttcaaaaggagattcatattcaccacccctatcacttcttatcatttttactttcttgttaagttgcgtttcaacttcatttttgtattgcctgaatgcgtctattgcttcatctttactattcagtaagtaaacatagcaatatcgagtaccatcgtcaataaaagttatgaaatacttctttccaccgcgagatggtattgacttcatgtcacaaatatctgtgtgaattaagtctaaaggatttgaattcctttcaactgacttataaggatgtttaacatacttagattccacacatatttgacatcttaatttttcgcattcaaacttgggcagtacttccaagttaatcattttccgcaaggttttataattgacatgacccaaacgtacatgccataaatcatttgactcaagtaagtaagaagaagctgaaatattattattattttcaacaaccattacatttaggttgaaaaggccctcggtgaggtaaccttttcccacaaatattccattcttactaattacaaccttgttggatacaaaaacgcacttaaaaccgtgcgtaacaagaagtccagtagagactaaattctttctcatttcgggaacatgaaggacattgttcaaagtcatgaccttgccagaagtcatttttagaaataccttcccatatccttcaacttttgctgttgaagcatttccc
Proteins encoded in this window:
- the LOC142171507 gene encoding uncharacterized protein LOC142171507 — protein: MGPKTCKVCDDAQSKYKCPNCFIPYCSLVCFKKHKEIFCVKPEPELEPSSVEKLASAPESHVEKPICVAEQSEVLNQLRLESIASSNEIREAIRNKELQNLICSIDSSMDAEAELDKAMEKEEFRIFSEKILSMISQ